The window TGCGCCAAGCCTGCAAGAGTGGCGCCAACGCCATCATCATGGGGGCGGGGTTGCCCTTTGACCTCCCAGAGTTGACCAAGGAACACGATGACGTGGCCCTTATCCCGATCTTGTCTGAAGAACGCGGGGTACGTGCGGTGCTCAAACGGTGGATGCGTGGTGGACGGTTGCCTGATGCTATCGTGATCGAGCATCCGCGTTATGCGGGAGGGCATCTCGGGGCGCCGCGCATGGAGGATGTCAACGACCCTAAATTCGACTTTGCGAGGGTGTTGGATGCCATCCGTGATGTCTTTACCCAGTTGGGACTGGCGGTAGATCGGATCCCTTTGATCCCTGCGGGTGGTGTCAATTCCTTTGAGAAGATCAAGGAGATGTTTGCGATGGGCGCACGCGGGGTACAAATTGGTACTCCTTTTGCGGTTACGGTAGAAGGGGATGCTCATGAGACCTTCAAAAAGGTTTTGATTACCGCGACGCCTCAAGACATCGTTACCTTTATGAGCACTGCGGGCCTGCCGTGCCGCGCGGTACTTACTCCATGGCTTAAACGCTACCTACGCAATGAGTCTAAGTTACGGATCAAGGCAGTCCCTGGCCAGGGGGATTGTGTTCGTAACTTGGAATGTCTGACCTATTGTGGACTCAAGGATGGTGAGCCAGAGGCTGGACAGTTCTGCATTGAGACTCAGTTGGCTGCTGCCCAGAAGGGTGATCTGCGCCAGGGATTGTTTTTCCGTGGTTCTGAGGAGCTACCTTTTGGTCGCGAGATCCGTCCGGTGCATGAATTATTGGATTATCTGCTTACCGGTCATTTGCCTGAGACCCCGCCGGTCTTATTGGTTTGATTTCGTATAAATCACGATCCAGGTTGATCTTCCATGGTCGAATCGACTCCTTCGTCGCATAGCACGCCCTTGTTTCCGTCGCTGCTCGCTGCCCCACTGGGACTTATTCCGACGGTGGTTCACTCGGCAGCCCTAGCCTTCGCCCTTAACCGTGTCTTTGCACGTCAGATTCGCGAGGGGGAGATGGGTTTTCTGAGGGGGCGCATCGTTGCTATTGAAGTGCGTGATGCGCGATTGAACTTTCGGTTGACTCTTTCTGATGGTCAATTAATTGCTGCCGATAGAGGTACTCCTGATCTTGTGATTGGAGGTTCGGTCTACGATCTGTTGTTGCTTGCTACGGGTCGTGAGGATCCTGATACTCTATTCTTCCAGCGTCGCCTTTCGTTGGACGGTGATACTGAGCTGGGGCTCTACGTAAAGAACTTTCTTAATGGTCAGGACCCCCAGGAGGTCTTTCCTTCCCCCATACGGTTGGTCTTACCTCACTTGGCACCGCTGTACGATCGTTTATTTGGAAAGAAGTAATGAGAAGCACAGGGAATTTTGGCGGGGCAGGTGGTTGTTTTTTGATTGTGTAGAGAGGTTTTTGGGGACGGGTAGTCTTCATTATTTTTGTAGGATTGAAGTAGAATAGTCTGACATTATAATGCCGCACTTCCCGTTGAGTCGCCGCCTAACTTTTCAACCTAGCGGAATCCATTCCGCTCCGCTGGCTGAAAAGTTTGAGATTCAACCAGCCCGCCGAAAGGCAGCCGACAAGAAGAGAAGCGAAAGCGAGTCACCCTGGGATGCTTCTCCAGTCCCAGGCTCTGACGACGAAAGGAATGACGGTCGAGACGGGACAAGACCCAATCCTTAGTCTGAACGACCTTCCTGCTCTGGGCGAGGAGACTTTAACTGGCGTAAGCCAAGTTACCCTTACGGGTTGACAGCCGGGAAAGACCGACATTTTTACAGAAATGTCAAAGGCCGGCGGGCAGGCTGAACCTCAACAACAGCGGCTTTAGAATTGCCCTCGCGTTCCCTGCTCCATTACATTACGCAACCGGATTGGGGGTAGTCGACTGGTGTCAGGTATGTGCTCTTTTATGGACATACACTCACAAATACCCCCCTTGACATAGGACCACGGGATGTTTTTACCCACCTCGGCTCGTTTGCTAAACCAAACTGGATAGTCAACAATATCAACGTACCGTGAGTTCCACGGAATCTTAAGCCTGTGAAGAGGTCGTGAGACCTGCGGGAGTTGTCGGCTGCGGCGCAATCCGCATATAGCAAAGCCACCATAAAATGATTACGCATAATTTGCGAAGACTTCCCCGGTAGTACAGCGTTCTCTTTTACGAATCGCCTTTAATTGCGCCCACTTATGTTCGATGGGATTGAAATCTGGCGAATAAGGGGGTAAATATTCCAGAATATGGCCCGCATTTTTGATGGCTTGTTGAATAGACCTTATCGGAAACCCCCTACCTAGCTCTGCCGGACAACGCAACCTCATGATTTATATTGACTGTGGTGGGTGATGAGGAGGTTTCCGATAAGGTCTATTGCCCATGTGGCTAGCAAAGAGGCCGCTGTTGTGGCGGACACGATGATTTCCTTACTCAAGCCTTTCGCTGATCATGTTCACACTATCACGACCGACAACGGCAAGGAGTTTTCTCAACATCAACGAATCGCCAAGGAACTGAATGCGGGGTTCTATTTCGCACACCCATATTCCTCTTGGGAACGTGGCGCCAATGAGAATATGAATGGACTAATCCGCCAGTTCTTTCCAAAGAAGATGAGTCTTAAATTCATCCCTGAAAAACTTATCCAGAGGGCAAAGGATTTCCTAAATCACCGGCCACGGAAATGCCTCGGGTTCAAAACTCCTTTTGAAGTGTTCAATAATGAGTTACAATCGATTAACCCACCCGTTGCACTTCAAGGTTGAATCCGCCGCTTAAGATAGAATAGTGTATAATTTTCAATCGATTATAGCAAGAATCAAAATAGACCAGTGCCCTCCCCTGCGAGCAGCTGGATTAGTGGCCGCTAAGTATACCCTCTAACTTCCTGTGGTCATCAAATTTGGCGAACGTATTGACTAATAATAGATTATTTTTACTTGCTTGTCCCCTAACCAACGCGCAGG of the Gammaproteobacteria bacterium genome contains:
- a CDS encoding hypothetical protein (Evidence 5 : Unknown function): MRLRCPAELGRGFPIRSIQQAIKNAGHILEYLPPYSPDFNPIEHKWAQLKAIRKRERCTTGEVFANYA
- a CDS encoding hypothetical protein (Evidence 5 : Unknown function) yields the protein MSRLDRHSFRRQSLGLEKHPRVTRFRFSSCRLPFGGLVESQTFQPAERNGFR
- the ubiT gene encoding Ubiquinone biosynthesis accessory factor UbiT, coding for MVESTPSSHSTPLFPSLLAAPLGLIPTVVHSAALAFALNRVFARQIREGEMGFLRGRIVAIEVRDARLNFRLTLSDGQLIAADRGTPDLVIGGSVYDLLLLATGREDPDTLFFQRRLSLDGDTELGLYVKNFLNGQDPQEVFPSPIRLVLPHLAPLYDRLFGKK
- a CDS encoding transposase, which encodes MRRFPIRSIAHVASKEAAVVADTMISLLKPFADHVHTITTDNGKEFSQHQRIAKELNAGFYFAHPYSSWERGANENMNGLIRQFFPKKMSLKFIPEKLIQRAKDFLNHRPRKCLGFKTPFEVFNNELQSINPPVALQG
- a CDS encoding nitronate monooxygenase, which translates into the protein MIESVFPALEIRGRKLLPIIQGGMGVGVSAHRLAGTVAKEGAIGTIASVELRRLHADIMEQTGNSKDHEIQSSSNLVALDREIIAAREIAGPSGYIAVNVMRAVKHYTELVRQACKSGANAIIMGAGLPFDLPELTKEHDDVALIPILSEERGVRAVLKRWMRGGRLPDAIVIEHPRYAGGHLGAPRMEDVNDPKFDFARVLDAIRDVFTQLGLAVDRIPLIPAGGVNSFEKIKEMFAMGARGVQIGTPFAVTVEGDAHETFKKVLITATPQDIVTFMSTAGLPCRAVLTPWLKRYLRNESKLRIKAVPGQGDCVRNLECLTYCGLKDGEPEAGQFCIETQLAAAQKGDLRQGLFFRGSEELPFGREIRPVHELLDYLLTGHLPETPPVLLV